Sequence from the Dysgonomonadaceae bacterium zrk40 genome:
TACGCGGTCGGCTTCTTTATCGGCCAATCGACGGGCATTGGCGGTTTTGCGCAATCTGACGTGAACTCGTTCATGGATGTGTTCTATTTCTCAGTGGTGAATTATTCTTCCCTTGGGCTGGGCGACATCTATCCGACAGGTCATCTGCGCTTTCCGGCGGGGATTGAGGCGCTGAACGGTTTCTTGCTGATCAGCTGTTCGGCTTCGACCATCTTTCTGGTCACGACCAGACGCCATTCCTGACGCCTGCCGCATATCTGGACTTTCCAAAGCTTGGGAACCCTCCAGCGCTGGAAGGTCGTTACCTTGTTTTAACGCGAATCTGAAAGGTCACTCATGTCATATTGGAGATTTGCCGCAATGATCGCGACCTCGACGGTCGTGATGTTCATTCTGATGTATCTCAATACCTACCTCTGGGCGCATGTCTTCTGGTCGGAGACGCGAGCCTACATGGCGGTCCTGATGGGCGCGACAATGGCCTTCATCATGCTCGGATTCATGTTGTCGATGTATTCCAGCAAGGCGATCAATGCCGCGATCTTCGCGGGCGCGGTCCTTGCCTTCGCCGCCTCGCTCTGGCTGGTGCGCAGCCAGGTGACGGTGGGCGATACCAGCTTCATGCG
This genomic interval carries:
- a CDS encoding two pore domain potassium channel family protein, with amino-acid sequence MTLAAGLAIILFGLCGGLHARAMAFAMHLTDRKHITGTGALLIALYVLAAAHIAEAGLYAVGFFIGQSTGIGGFAQSDVNSFMDVFYFSVVNYSSLGLGDIYPTGHLRFPAGIEALNGFLLISCSASTIFLVTTRRHS